The proteins below come from a single Papaver somniferum cultivar HN1 chromosome 11, ASM357369v1, whole genome shotgun sequence genomic window:
- the LOC113322784 gene encoding protein ROS1-like, with protein MDYSKEIENQIRQNQQQKQQQPCVPAILLRSKKLKVSSGNQQNQINGVENRYSQEENPAISSGIPSDTWGKAVCSRNLGHAEITTSLLAESNKVPFKALLSLVENGGASGASTSGGIDVRNFFPGSHTQINTPQQSSATMYQTHYIGSSMMSSNTPSHIPSYGLQASYYPDCHPSSLSMGGSVYGETILVQHLAPVTPNLGKRLHNQVSESSSTCLSKQTNHENERQQEVTENTEFSVTEPSSHHSPSQVESSSAVPNAPENENHKVGKEVEDIDLNATPSLPKKRRKKHRPKVVIEGKPKRTPNPKTAKVGESKTIKRKYVRKKGVQPSENSSVRPRDNADPTWEPDPKRVLDFDGESEARDTNHTAALDHQKGVQSCNVGESSLCPLEVTSDSEFPASHDSSGSKICSSIRNSTQGQRVVGNKPTYAQFDLNLSSDDCLSFQESQQIREDSRNITVSESGRGIKRPYFHVIDETHPHSMNIHGAQLNSMPMYPKVFKGKDLLLDTISVLFPHQKKRRTEKGQSTTTSGTSSTRKGLKDGEKQTRGWGQIHPNSSNSASLLEDVQSSGSNVMNGQHNAVGRQFGNLQSSPLMLKFSPTGSKRQRTKLSHRHRSVDSLNAIMESTQFPSTPPKIESSKGGKRRMDVYIGESQSNMVLALDNQAARMITKKRTKRVTRKVDTSSYSYTDQAYLYEREIALFESQYYQSFTKSRGSPNAIKLDDIPSLDQLVQNFYSISINRESTPAMMQKHKSIVPFVHTPAIMQESNAIVPFGRLQGFNSKALVTFEPPKKRKPRAKVDLDPETDRVWNLLMGKESDHGVEGTDVDKEKWWEEERRVFRGRTDSFIARMHLIQGDRRFTRWKGSVVDSVIGVFLTQNVSDHLSSSAFMSLASRFPLQSTSNQTTCYEDGTEVFVEEPDEPEQCHENLSAEPICDQGSITFQEIEPVEEKEYDSLVSNIPSSSLLNELKGNQFAINQGESDSLANSIGIQHFIEREYIRTAEDAFSSRCSMSAHNAEQIAAMGRTDACLADSKNSRTVEDIVSSQNSVISSQTSDSSVIQTAELIGSCSGSNSEAEDMIIACQPNSSDATGPFTHLLQMASTKRLQGCFDHTCGSVTQAEINSPDNRRIGLDKLDAPADLHLLVSNSYRSNSDLRMTPDLNVLEAESLEALGQESTGRDSSSKVYSPEMAKNDAASPNYSYPSAQGPPPPVQSSNSGFRQETDPEQHPQCCKEFQGDRSEVLQPGMSQLVEPGDPVETLLQLRNCTMQQASSSFPEHHRENSNVEETTDLMASQTLIQNKRVESNLSVHIHSSEKSFSETTVTAAVDAPKAKRKPVKEKKEEFDWDSLRRDACLKGAQRKRTANTMDTLDYEAVRRAEVSEIAKTIRERGMNNMLGERIKAFLNRVVKDHGSIDLEWLRDVPPEKAKDYLLSIRGLGLKSVECVRLLTLHQLAFPVDTNVGRIAVRLGWVPLQPLPEEVQLHLLELYPMLESIQKYLWPRLCKLDQPTLYELHYQMITFGKVFCTKHKPNCNACPMRAECRHFASAFASARLALPTPPEKGIVPSNVPLGPHSQAGVYTKGPQLTLQEPDFTSGIPFGTLSRTNQCDHQNLCVGAAFPTNTCEHSDFPLASTSRTIQCEPIVEVPASPEPEPDEATLSDIEDAFLNGDPDEIPTIHLDMEEFSLNLHKVVQENNMQVHLDAVSTALVVASNNPSIPVTKLKNVGRLRTEHQVYELPDNHILLKGRDRRETDDPSPYMLAIWTPGEIANSTQPGEQNCVLQGTGTLCNRATCWSCNNAREKESQIVRGTLLIPCRTAMKGSFPLNGTYFQVNEVFADDESSRNPIEVPRSFLWNLPKRIVYFGTSVTSIFKGLTADAIQSAFWRGFVCVRGFDHKARAPRPLYARLHLAASRMGRNGAKIPEE; from the exons ATGGATTACAGCAAAGAAATAGAAAATCAGATTAGGCAAAATCAGcagcagaagcagcagcagccATGTGTCCCAGCAATTCTGTTGAGATCAAAAAAGCTGAAAGTTTCCAGTGGAAATCAGCAAAATCAAATAAATGGTGTCGAAAATAGGTACTCTCAAGAAGAAAATCCAGCAATTTCCAGTGGAATACCTTCAGATACTTGGGGAAAAGCTGTTTGTAGCAGAAATTTGGGTCATGCTGAAATCACCACCTCTTTATTAGCCGAGTCGAATAAGGTTCCTTTTAAAGCACTTCTGAGTTTGGTTGAGAATGGTGGTGCTTCAGGTGCATCTACAAGTGGTGGAATTGATGTTAGGAACTTTTTTCCTGGTTCGCATACTCAGATTAACACTCCACAACAATCATCAGCTACAATGTATCAGACTCATTATATTGGTTCAAGCATGATGAGTAGTAACACTCCATCGCATATACCAAGCT ATGGACTTCAAGCTTCTTACTATCCTGACTGCCATCCTAGCTCGCTGTCGATGGGAGGTTCAGTCTATGGTGAAACAATTCTGGTCCAACATTTGGCGCCAGTAACACCGAATCTTGGCAAGAGGCTACACAATCAAGTTTCTGAATCATCAAGTACCTGTTTGAGTAAGCAGACAAACCATGAAAATGAGAGGCAGCAAGAAGTGACGGAGAATACAGAGTTTAGTGTAACGGAGCCAAGTTCTCACCATTCCCCGTCACAGGTGGAGTCCTCGTCTGCAGTACCGAATGCCCCAGAAAATGAAAACCACAAAGTTGGCAAAGAAGTGGAAGATATTGACCTGAACGCAACCCCATCACTGCCAAAGAAAAGGCGCAAAAAGCACAGGCCCAAAGTTGTTATAGAAGGGAAACCGAAAAGGACACCAAACCCTAAGACAGCCAAAGTGGGAGAAAGTAAGACTATAAAGCGGAAATACGTGAGAAAGAAGGGCGTACAACCTAGCGAGAATTCCTCGGTGCGTCCTAGGGATAATGCTGATCCAACATGGGAGCCTGATCCTAAACGTGTTCTGGATTTTGATGGTGAATCAGAAGCAAGAGATACGAACCATACAGCTGCACTAGATCACCAAAAGGGTGTCCAAAGTTGTAATGTTGGTGAAAGCTCTTTATGCCCATTGGAAGTAACCTCAGATTCTGAATTTCCAGCTTCTCATGATTCTTCAGGCTCCAAGATTTGCAGCAGTATCCGGAATTCTACTCAAGGCCAGAGAGTAGTAGGCAACAAACCAACTTATGCTCAGTTCGACCTTAACTTGTCGAGTGATGATTGTCTCTCCTTTCAGGAAAGTCAACAGATAAGGGAAGATTCAAGAAATATAACAGTCAGCGAGAGTGGAAGAGGGATAAAGAGACCATACTTCCATGTTATCGATGAAACACATCCGCATTCAATGAACATTCATGGGGCGCAACTGAACTCCATGCCAATGTACCCAAAAGTGTTTAAAGGAAAGGATCTTCTACTAGACACTATTTCTGTTCTTTTCCCACACCAAAAGAAGAGGAGAACAGAAAAAGGCCAGAGCACAACCACGTCTGGTACATCGAGTACAAGAAAAGGTCTCAAAGATGGTGAGAAGCAGACAAGAGGATGGGGACAGATCCATCCAAATTCCAGTAACTCTGCATCACTACTGGAAGATGTGCAATCATCTGGCTCAAACGTCATGAATGGGCAACATAATGCTGTAGGCAGACAGTTCGGAAATCTGCAGTCTTCTCCACTAATGCTGAAATTTAGTCCTACAGGGAGTAAGAGACAGAGAACCAAATTGTCTCATAGGCATCGCAGTGTCGATTCCTTAAATGCAATTATGGAATCAACCCAATTTCCATCAACTCCTCCCAAAATCGAATCAAGCAAAGGAGGGAAGAGAAGAATGGATGTCTACATTGGGGAATCCCAATCAAATATGGTTCTTGCGCTGGATAATCAAGCAGCAAGGATGATAACGAAGAAGCGGACTAAAAGAGTAACCCGTAAGGTAGATACATCATCTTACTCGTACACAGATCAAGCGTACTTATATGAGCGAGAAATTGCTCTATTCGAGTCGCAGTACTACCAATCCTTCACTAAATCAAGAG GTTCCCCAAATGCAATAAAGCTTGATGACATTCCTTCACTTGATCAGCTAGTTCAAAATTTTTATTCCATTAGCATCAATCGTGAAAGCACCCCAGCAATGATGCAAAAACATAAATCAATTGTTCCATTTGTTCACACCCCAGCAATCATGCAAGAAAGCAATGCAATAGTTCCATTTGGTCGATTACAAGGATTCAACTCCAAGGCACTTGTTACGTTTGAACCTCCTAAGAAACGGAAGCCGCGTGCGAAAGTGGACCTGGATCCAGAGACTGACAGAGTATGGAATCTACTGATGGGAAAGGAGAGTGACCATGGTGTTGAAGGAACAGATGTAGATAAAGAAAAATGGTGGGAAGAAGAACGAAGAGTTTTCCGTGGGCGGACAGATTCATTCATTGCTCGCATGCATCTAATTCAAG GCGACAGGCGCTTCACGAGATGGAAAGGATCAGTTGTTGACTCAGTGATTGGAGTTTTTCTCACTCAAAATGTCTCAGACCATCTTTCTAG TTCTGCATTCATGTCCCTTGCCTCACGTTTTCCCCTTCAGTCAACAAGCAACCAAACAACATGCTATGAAGACGGGACAGAAGTATTCGTAGAGGAGCCAGATGAGCCAGAGCAATGTCATGAAAATCTTTCAGCTGAACCAATATGTGACCAAGGTTCAATTACTTTCCAAGAAATTGAGCCTGTTGAAGAAAAAGAATACGACTCACTTGTAAGCAACATTCCAAGCAGCAGCTTGCTGAATGAACTGAAAGGGAATCAGTTTGCTATCAACCAAGGCGAATCAGATTCTCTAGCAAATTCAATAGGAATCCAGCACTTCATAGAGAGAGAGTACATCAGAACAGCAGAAGATGCATTTTCATCTAGATGTTCAATGAGTGCTCATAATGCTGAGCAAATTGCGGCCATGGGTAGAACGGATGCATGTTTAGCAGATTCTAAGAATAGTAGAACGGTGGAGGATATAGTTTCTTCACAGAACTCGGTAATTTCATCCCAGACTTCTGACTCTTCTGTAATTCAGACAGCTGAACTGATAGGGTCATGCTCTGGTTCCAATTCAGAGGCAGAAGACATGATAATAGCTTGTCAGCCCAACAGTTCGGATGCGACTGGGCCATTTACACATCTCCTACAGATGGCAAGTACAAAGAGGTTGCAAGGATGTTTTGATCATACATGTGGCAGCGTAACTCAAGCAGAGATCAATTCGCCTGACAACAGGAGGATAGGTTTGGACAAACTAGATGCTCCTGCAGACTTGCATCTCCTAGTATCAAACTCTTATAGGAGCAACTCTGATTTGCGCATGACTCCAGATTTAAACGTGCTGGAAGCTGAGTCTCTGGAGGCTCTGGGTCAAGAAAGTACAGGCCGGGACAGCTCTAGCAAAGTGTACTCCCCAGAAATGGCGAAAAACGATGCTGCATCTCCGAACTACTCCTACCCAAGCGCTCAAGGACCACCACCACCAGTGCAATCATCAAATAGCGGCTTCAGACAAGAAACTGATCCCGAACAGCATCCACAATGTTGCAAAGAATTTCAGGGCGACAGAAGCGAGGTTTTGCAACCTGGAATGTCTCAACTTGTGGAACCTGGGGACCCTGTTGAAACACTGCTACAATTAAGGAACTGTACAATGCAGCAAGCAAGTTCAAGTTTTCCAGAGCATCACAGAGAGAACTCGAATGTTGAGGAGACCACAGATTTGATGGCCTCGCAGACACTAATTCAGAACAAGCGGGTGGAGTCGAATTTAAGTGTGCACATtcattcatctgaaaaatcattcagtGAGACTACTGTTACTGCTGCTGTCGACGCTCCGAAAGCTAAGAGAAAACCCgtcaaagagaaaaaggaagaatttgATTGGGATAGCTTAAGAAGGGATGCATGCCTTAAAGGTGCACAAAGAAAAAGGACAGCAAACACAATGGACACATTGGACTACGAGGCAGTGAGGCGTGCAGAAGTGAGTGAAATTGCTAAAACCATCAGGGAAAGAGGCATGAATAACATGCTTGGAGAGCGAATCAAG GCTTTTCTCAACAGAGTAGTTAAAGACCACGGAAGCATAGATCTTGAATGGTTAAGGGACGTCCCACCTGAGAAAGCAAA GGATTACCTGCTAAGCATACGGGGATTGGGACTAAAAAGTGTTGAATGTGTTCGCCTTTTAACCCTTCATCAGCTTGCTTTCCCT GTTGACACAAATGTTGGTCGTATAGCTGTAAGACTGGGATGGGTTCCTTTACAACCTCTTCCGGAAGAGGTTCAACTGCATTTATTAGAACT GTACCCAATGCTGGAGTCCATTCAGAAATACCTTTGGCCACGGTTGTGCAAACTGGATCAACCAACACT GTATGAACTACACTACCAGATGATTACATTTGGAAAG GTTTTCTGCACAAAACACAAGCCAAATTGTAACGCATGTCCAATGAGAGCTGAATGTAGACACTTTGCAAGTGCTTTTGCAag TGCTAGGCTTGCCCTACCCACACCACCGGAGAAAGGTATAGTGCCTTCTAATGTCCCTCTTGGGCCCCACTCACAAGCAGGTGTGTATACCAAAGGACCACAACTGACTCTACAGGAGCCAGACTTTACATCGGGAATTCCATTTGGAACACTGTCTCGAACAAATCAGTGTGATCACCAGAACCTTTGTGTGGGAGCAGCTTTTCCAACCAACACGTGTGAACACTCAGACTTTCCTTTGGCATCAACATCAAGAACCATTCAGTGTGAACCTATTGTGGAGGTACCTGCGAGCCCGGAACCTGAACCTGATGAAGCCACACTGAGTGACATAGAGGATGCTTTCCTAAACGGCGATCCTGACGAAATCCCTACCATTCATCTCGACATGGAGGAGTTTTCCTTGAACTTGCACAAAGTTGTTCAAGAGAACAACATGCAGGTCCATTTAGATGCTGTGTCAACTGCTTTAGTAGTAGCCTCTAACAATCCGTCAATTCCTGTGACAAAGCTAAAAAATGTGGGTCGACTACGGACGGAGCACCAAGT GTATGAGCTTCCGGATAACCACATTCTGCTAAAAGGG CGGGATAGACGAGAAACTGATGATCCATCTCCTTACATGCTTGCCATATGGACACCAG GTGAAATTGCTAATTCTACGCAACCTGGAGAGCAAAATTGTGTTCTGCAAGGAACGGGAACTCTGTGCAATAGAGCAACATGTTGGTCATGCAACAATGCACGAGAAAAAGAATCCCAAATAGTCAGAGGGACTCTGTTG ATACCATGCAGAACAGCAATGAAAGGGAGCTTTCCGTTGAATGGCACATATTTTCAAGTTAATGAG GTGTTTGCGGATGATGAGTCTAGCCGAAATCCAATTGAGGTTCCAAGATCGTTTTTATGGAACCTTCCTAAGCGGATAGTTTATTTTGGAACATCTGTAACATCAATATTTAAAG GTTTAACAGCAGATGCCATTCAAAGCGCTTTCTGGAGAG GATTTGTTTGTGTTAGGGGATTTGATCACAAGGCAAGGGCACCTCGTCCTCTCTATGCTAGATTACACTTGGCTGCAAGCAGGATGGGCAGGAATGGTGCAAAAATACCTGAAGAATAA